Proteins encoded by one window of Methanobacterium sp. CWC-01:
- the hdrC gene encoding CoB--CoM heterodisulfide reductase subunit C, protein MSFLNRLKKVLTGEDEPEQKIPEEPAKTEEPQTETEPEQTPVEETEPETVADEPVKVEVETIPEEEAPHEEESTEEQIIEPEEQVTPVISESEKTDETEPESPEEKTEEPSEDEPSEESEEAVEEPKKERSESMTLLNADENKITRADIDPKFKQEVMDAGAESVAICFQCGTCTGACPSGRRTPYRVRQLVRRAVMGLKDDVISDDTIWMCTTCYECQERCPRGIKIVDVVKIVRNYAAQAGYMAPAHKAVGSFVLKTGHGVPINDATMELRKRVGLDELPPTTHTFPEALEEVQTIIKTAGFDKLIGYNWEKGELE, encoded by the coding sequence ATGAGTTTCCTGAATCGCTTAAAAAAAGTTTTAACTGGCGAAGATGAGCCAGAACAAAAAATACCAGAAGAACCAGCGAAAACCGAAGAGCCCCAGACAGAAACAGAGCCAGAGCAAACCCCGGTTGAAGAAACAGAGCCAGAAACAGTTGCTGATGAACCAGTGAAAGTCGAAGTTGAAACTATTCCTGAGGAGGAAGCTCCCCATGAAGAAGAGTCAACCGAAGAACAAATCATCGAACCAGAAGAACAAGTAACACCAGTCATTTCAGAGTCGGAGAAGACGGATGAAACCGAACCAGAATCCCCAGAAGAGAAAACCGAGGAACCTTCAGAAGATGAGCCTTCAGAAGAATCAGAAGAAGCTGTTGAAGAACCTAAAAAGGAAAGGAGTGAAAGTATGACGTTACTCAATGCGGATGAAAATAAAATAACCCGTGCTGATATAGATCCAAAATTCAAACAAGAAGTAATGGACGCCGGTGCCGAAAGTGTGGCTATCTGCTTCCAGTGCGGTACCTGTACCGGTGCCTGCCCCTCCGGGAGGAGAACTCCCTACCGGGTCCGACAACTGGTGCGCCGAGCCGTTATGGGCCTCAAAGACGATGTCATATCTGATGACACCATCTGGATGTGCACCACCTGCTACGAATGCCAGGAAAGATGCCCACGGGGCATTAAGATTGTGGACGTAGTTAAGATCGTGCGAAACTACGCTGCCCAGGCCGGATACATGGCCCCTGCCCACAAGGCAGTAGGATCCTTCGTTTTAAAAACAGGACACGGTGTGCCAATTAACGATGCCACCATGGAACTCAGAAAACGAGTGGGACTGGATGAACTACCACCAACCACCCACACCTTCCCCGAAGCACTAGAGGAAGTTCAGACGATAATCAAGACTGCCGGTTTCGATAAGCTCATAGGCTACAACTGGGAGAAAGGAGAACTAGAATAA